A genomic window from Zalophus californianus isolate mZalCal1 chromosome 13, mZalCal1.pri.v2, whole genome shotgun sequence includes:
- the SLC31A1 gene encoding high affinity copper uptake protein 1: MAYNSTTIPHHHHPTTSASHSHGGGMGNMMMHMTFYFGFKNVELLFSGLVINTAGEMAGAFVAVFLLAMFYEGLKIARESLLRKSQVSIRYNSMPVPGPNGTILMETHKTVGQQMLSFPHLLQTVLHIIQVVISYFLMLIFMTYNGYLCIAVAAGAGTGYFLFSWKKAVVVDITEHCH; the protein is encoded by the exons ATGGCTTACAACAGTACAACAATacctcatcaccatcatccaacCACTTCGGCCTCCCACTCCCATGGCGGGGGAATGGGCAACATGATGATG CATATGACCTTCTACTTCGGCTTCAAGAATGTGGAGCTATTGTTTTCTGGTTTGGTCATCAATACAGCTGGAG AAATGGCTGGAGCTTTTGTGGCAGTGTTTTTACTAGCAATGTTCTATGAAGGACTCAAGATAGCCCGAGAAAGCCTGCTGCGCAAGTCACAAGTCAGCATCCGCTACAATTCCATGCCCGTCCCAGGACCAAATGGAACCATCCTCATGGAGACACACAAAACCGTTGG GCAACAGATGCTGAGCTTTCCTCACCTCCTGCAGACAGTGCTGCATATCATCCAAGTGGTCATCAGCTACTTCCTCATGCTCATCTTCATGACCTACAACGGCTACCTCTGCATTGCAGTAGCCGCTGGGGCCGGCACTGGATATTTCCTCTTCAGCTGGAAGAAGGCAGTGGTCGTGGACATCACAGAGCATTGCCATTAA